Part of the Ignatzschineria larvae DSM 13226 genome, ATACTGCGATCTCTTGATCTATTTGGCTAACTGAATTGGTAGTGCTTCGATTTAAAGCTGCATTTAAGTCTTCTAATACCGCTGTTTTGTTCGCCTTATGACTATGAAGCTCTAAACAGAATTGGCCTAACCCTGCTTGATCTAAACGACTCTTAACAACATTAAGAGCGGCCATTTTCTCGGCGACAAAAAGTACCGTTAGTCCTTGTTGAATACAGGCTGCAATCAAATTCGTGATTGTCTGTGATTTCCCGGTTCCAGGCGGGCCTTCAATCACCAAGTTCTTTCCCTTAATCGCATCAATTAAAGCACTATGTTGAGAACTATCCGCATCATAGATAATCGGAAATAATTCTTCTATATCTTCAATCTCATCAAGGTGATACTCTTTGGGCATATTGATAACATGATCATCATTTCTCTGCCCTGTTTTTGCAAAAATTTGCTGAATAATGGGATGATTTTCGATTTGCATCTCTGATGGCCAAACAGAAGGATCTAAATCTTGATACATCACCTGCTTAGAAAAGTTAATCCCCGTTGTTAGGGTAAGATTTTTACGTACTCGCCATTTAGGGTAATCTTGTTCAAGAAAGCAGGCTTCGACCGTCTCAATATATTGATCAATGGATTGTGTTTGATCATCAAATTCGGGGAGATCAAATCCAAAGTCATGTTGTAATTTTTCTCTAAACGTCTGATTGAGAAGGTCTGAACCATCATCTTTGAGGGAAAGGCGGGCTTGATTACCTGATGTATCTAATTCTACGGGGAGTGTAATCAACGGTGATAAGCAGCAATTACTAGAATCTCGACTTTCATACCATTCGACAAATCCAAACACCAGGTAGAGGATATGAATCCCACTCTCTTCTAAAGATGTTTGATTTGATTGGCGAAATTTTTTAATAATGGTGGCTAGATCATCTTGAAATAAGAGTGTTTGTAAACTTTTAGAAAAGCGACCTTCAGAATCTATATGAATGCTTGCAAGATCGTAGTCAGTGCTATAGCCTAACTTACTTGCCCACTCTTCTGCACTCAATTTAATTCTATTTTCAGCAACGTCTTCAGCAGGATATCCCGCTTGAATCAACTCCTTGTCTGTAGGTATTTTAATACCTGAAATTATAAATTGACTATTTGCTAAGAACTCAGAAAAAACTCGGTTAAAATCGGCTTCAATAAATCGTAACGAGCTTGTTTTTCGAAACTTAAAATTGATAAGGCTATTGATTTTAGAAAGATCTAATAACTTAGTCCTGATAGATTCTAAAGAGTTATAAGAGAATGTGGAATTATGGGAATCTGTCATCTGTTTATCCGTGTCCATATTAATCATCTTGCCTTTACCTACGATTTATCCTTATGCTGCTACCGGTAACACTTATTTTATTATTTGATTATCTTATTTCTATCTTTACGATGATATAGCATGCTATCACAAGATTGGTATTTAGTTATGTAGCACTTTAAAATCTCAAGGTTAATCTACTATCAATTAAATCTACTACCAATTATTATAATAATACCAAAAATATAAATAATAGAATAAACTCATCTTTGTGATGAAAATAAAAATTCGCCTTAATAATGCGGCGGGACTTCCTCTTCGATGCTCCAAGGTTTTTCGTCATTGCTTGGGAGCTCTTTCATCTTATTAATGAGTTGTTGAGAGATGCGCACTAATCGGTCGATGGTCTCTTGTTGGGCGATAACGGTTTCATTTAAAACTTCAACGGTATATTCATGAAAGGCTTCTCGGCTCTCTAGCTCTGTCACTCGATCGGTGAGCTGCTTGAGGCTTGCGATTAATTCATCATGATTCATAGTGTTCTCCTATTCTCTGTTAAGAGGGAAAATCAAGATAATAAAAAAGCCGAACTTTGAAAGTCCGGCTTTAAAATTTGGAGCGGGAAACGAGACTCGAACTCGCGACCCCGACCTTGGCAAGGTCGTGCTCTACCAACTGAGCTATTCCCGCTTAAGTAAGGAGTGTTATTATATAAAAGTTTTCCAAAGTGTCAATTATTTCT contains:
- a CDS encoding SlyX family protein, producing the protein MNHDELIASLKQLTDRVTELESREAFHEYTVEVLNETVIAQQETIDRLVRISQQLINKMKELPSNDEKPWSIEEEVPPHY